The segment tattctagcagaatgttgttattttttaagaatgttattcatgtttgttgatattcttttagaatatttataactatattaaaatgtataagacttttagtctgtaagaatatgtatgaatttgtatttaagtttggatgtataagaatatattagaatgtttgttatttttcaacatcttattcaagaattttgtttttcttcaataatattctattagaataaaattctgaaagagtattattctaacaaaaaatattctgatagaataaaatcgttaaaatttgaaattgaataaattaaaaaattcaatttttttaaattaggagaattaatcatccccaaaaattccgaaaatttccttttataaatgtagttaattgtccaaaatactctTTTGCtaaaattgtgtgattatatggtacatgttaccccattataatatcatacactctcaaatcatgtccattgattaatttcatccgttggtccagatctgtgtattctggcacacaatatttagtaaaaacaaaataacctaagcctatatatatatatatatatatatatatatatatatatatatatatatatatatatatatatatatatatcgaatcttttaatttaattaataaatctcAACATTCCCCCTCAAGTTGGTGCATATATGTCACACATGCCCAACTTGCTAATGAGTTTAGAGAATACTTTCTTCGAGACTGTCTTTGTTAATATGTCAGTTGGTTGCTCTTCAAATTGAATTTTATTTACTTCCAATGGCTTGTTCTCTAACttctttttgataaaaaaatctaTCTACCTCCACATGCTTGGTACGATCATGATGAACTGGATTATAAGCAATGTCACGGGCTGATTTGTCATCACAGAACAGTTGTATTGTAACGCCCGATAATTCtaagtatttatttaaatttggttagtttaattattttgattttggGCCTTGAAGTCATTAGACTTTTCATTTTGTGCTTGGTGTgtgctgtacgcggggcgtaccacccCATGTATGCAAGGCGTACTAGAGTAAAAGGAACGCGGATGCCATGCACGCATGCGCAACGTACGAATGGATACGCACGACGTACGTGTCAAGaccccaaaaccctaatatttagggtttgagcactatttaaagaacattatgtcctAAGGAACTTTTCTATTAGCCTCCCTCTTCTCTCTAACCAACCtccatgaaaccctaactccTTTGTTGAATGTTCTTGAGCTTGGAAGGTCTTTTTGAGTTTATTTGGTGCTTTGAAGGAAGGAGAAGGTTAGATAAAGGTGGTGGTTCAAAGACGAGCTTGTAGATCCGGATTATCTGCTCCATTTATGgcttgtttgaggtataaagtcttaatgTTGCTCTTTAGAAGCTTAGATCTCCTTtgtttgagttttggaccctttttTGTCCCATAGATGAGATCCTATGGTTTAATATCATTTCTGAAGCTTAGAGTTGCCACTTTTGGTGTTCTTTTggtcctagagtcataaagttgtcaTATTTCGAGCTTAgatccatccatgcatgagttatggccATTTTTATGAAAGTAAAAAGTTATAAATCGAAGTTGGGATGTtttgggcatgcaaagtcaccaagtcattgactttatggttctagatacTCTTGGGGACTCAAATTAGTGTTTTGGACCGTTGGGcttaagcattaagagcttaatgtaaAAGTTGGCTTAAGggaagagtacgctgggcgtacaagtcaGTACACACAACGTACAAGCCATgcagtgagtacgccccgcgtactcagtcggttTGGGCTTCACATCTTATGTGCCTCGGTTAGGCCACTTCTATGGACCTTGTTgctttgggccttttgggccatctGAAATCAAGCTTTTGGACTAAGGAAAATTATTGGGCTTTAAGGTATGGACCATATggggttggggggggggggggagttgggcacaatttggaaaattaggccataagtgggcctTGGTGGAACAATTGGTTTTGGGCCATTTTGGTTTATGGatttgggcctcagttttggttcaaactaggttaggggtaaaatggtcattttacaccAAGTATGGATTATTGGTTATAGCTGGAACCCAAGTGGTAATCGGGTGTTGTTTAGATTGTTTAGCTCGGCGAGTCATCAGGGCAGCAACTAGGGATTTCTTTAAGTGAGATttaacatttgaggtgagttttcccatTAGTTTTagcaggtctaaggcaccaatgccgacccttatTGATTATGCTAGGATTCTAGGAGTCTGCATgacccttgcatgtgttatgtactACTATGTATACCAGGCAGGGCTTGATGTCGGGCGATGCCTGAGGATTGGAACATATGCTAGTGTTTATGATCATTAcatgtgttagcatgattatatgatatagattgtatgtgtatagtgggCGAGGCTTAGTGACAGGCGAGACTTGAGAATAACATATTTGTAAACCGAGCGGTggcgatgtcgggcgaggcccgaagtaaggcgggggcccaatatgtgatttattatgtatgttatgtggtagtttggggaactcactaatctttgtgcttacagtttttagtttatgtttgatgtacttctggttccaaggaGAAGAGCTTGGGATAACTACATCGCACATACCATATAGATTCCACTTTTGAGAAATCACTATGATTGTTATGTTATTGAGATACTTATTTTCATTTGAGATGTATGGATAATGCTTTTGGAatactattttatttatattaaaaatgaaaattttggatcatATTTTTGGTATGTTACATGTATTGATTTTCTAATCGGTCGGCCTAAGTCTTGTAAGAGACGTTTGAGGCACAAAGCCTCATAAATGCCAAGAGCCATACTTCTAAATTCCGCCTCTGCTGAAGACCGAGCCACAACATGTTGCTTCTTACTTCTCCATGTCACCAAATTTCCTCCAACAAAGGTAAAATAACCCGAGGTAGATCGACCATCAACCTTTGATCTTGCCCAATCTGCATTTGTGTATACTTCAACACTTTCACACTTTGAATTTTTCTTGCAAAGAACTCCCTTTCCAGGAGCTGAATTTTGGATACCTTAGTAAATGCATGACTGCATTCATATGTTGTTCTCCTAGATTGTGCATGAACTAGCTAATTACACTTAATGTATGTGCAATATCAGGATGAGTGTGGCCTAGATATATCAATCTCACCACCAGTCTTTGATACCTCCTCTTCTTATCGGTTGGAACATCTCTTTCCTCATTCTTAAGTTTTAAACCTTCAATCATTGGAGTATCTGATGGTTTACAACCTGACATGCCAGTTTCTTGTAACATATCCAAGGTATATTTTCTTTGGGATAATAAGATTCCAGCTTTGGATCTGGATACTTCAATCCCAAGAAAGTATTTTAGAGGCCCAAGGTCTTTCATTTCAAACTCTTGAGACAAGTAACTTTGTAGAGCTGCTTGTTCATCCAGATCATCACTAGTAACCaccatgtcatcaacatacacaaTGAGAGCAGTGATTTTATTGTTTTTCGTTTTAGGAACAACGTGTAATCCACATTACTTTGATtgtatccaaaacttttcatacCTTGGTAAATCTTCCAAACCATGCTCTGGGCgattgtttaaggccatacaaAGATTTCTTTAATTTGTACACTTGGTCCTTCTGGCTCTCAGTCAGAACGCACCCCGGTGGAGATCCATATATACTTCTTCAAACAAATCTCCATGCCAAAAAGCGTTCTTAACTTCAAATTGTCGTAGTGGCCAATTAGGATTTGCTGCCAAAGATAACAAGACccgaaaaatatttattttggcAACTGGTGCAAATGTCTCTGTGTAATTGATTCCGTGAGTTTAAGTGTAGCCCTTTGCTACCAATATGGCTTTATATCTTTCAATACTTCCATCGGCCTTGTACTTCATAGTATAGATCCATCGATATCCGACGATCCTTTTTCTTGGTGGTAGTTCTGTAAGATCCCATGTAGCATTCCTTTGTAATGAGCGTATTTCTTCATTCATGGCttctttccattttgggtcagTCAAATCTTCCTACACGTTGTTAGGAATATCTACAACAGATAATTGGCTTACAAAGGCCTTGTGTGTGTCAGATAGATTATGAACAGATACATAATTGCTCATTGGATACCTAATTTTGGAAGATAGATCAGCTTCATATGTCGATTTAGGTATACCCATGTTGTAGCGAGGAGAAGTTTCCATATTTATAATGGAGATTCAAGAATTTTTTCTTCAACTTCTTCAACGATAAGAGTCTCCTCATCATCTTCATTACAAAACTGGaagtcttcttcttctccatcttcTGGTGGAATTTTATTATCAACAACCTCTTCACCATTTGTTTGTATTTCACTGTTTCCACCATTTTCCCCTTGAGATTCATCTATGGTGACATAAAGAGTCTCATTAATATAATCAAGAGTCTGAATTTCATCGACATTTCCCCTCCCTGAGATTTAGACTCATGAAGAAAAAATATTTTGTCTTCATGAAAAACAACGTCCATGGTAACATACATGTTTGTTGGTGGATGATAGCATCGGTACCCTTTTTATTGCTATCATATACAACAAAAACACATCTTAAAGCATGTGTATTTAGTTTGGCTTGTTGGTGTTTATAGAGATGTACAAATACAACACACCTGAAAACAAGAGGGGACAATTCACGATCAGTTGGAGCAACAACCGAAGTTGTTAGAGCTTGATGAGGAATTTAAAAATTAACAGAGCTTTACGGAACACAGTTTATGAGGTAGGTAACTGTGGTAGCAACATCACGCTAATATGCTATTGGCATATGAATTGTAATCAACAATGCTCGCACAAATTCAAGAAGATGTATGTTTTTTCTTTCTGCCGTTCCGTTTTGTTGGGGGTATTTGAGCATGTAGTGCGGTGAACTACTCCATGCTCCTCTAAATATCATTGGAGATTAGCATTTTTATACTCTCCACCATTATCAATATGGAGAATAAGTATTTTTACATCATATTGAGTTTCAACCATTTTATAAAACTTTTGGAATAACATATTCACTTGATCTTTTGATTTCATGCAGCATAACCACGTCATTCTGCTATAGTCGTCGATAAAGGTGACAAACCATCGAGCTCCACCCATTGTTGGGACCTTGGAAGGACCCCAAACATCAGAGTGTATAGTCATGAATGGAAGCGTGTTTTTACTTAATGTTGAAGGATAAGATGCACGATGACTTTTAGCGAATTCACAGACTTCACAACGAAACTTTGAAACATCACAATTAATAAATAAAGTTGGGAATAATTGTTTTAGATAACTGAAAGATGTATGACCAAATCTAGGATGATACAACCAAATATCTAATTCCATATTATTCCATTGATGCCCTTTTACAACTAATGCTTTCATTGATCCTTTTGAAATCCTTGGCTCCAACTTCAAGTAATAAAGCTTTCCTCTCGTAACACCATAGCCAATTGTCTTCTTTGTTGGGATGTCCTTATACACACAATAATCAGGCCAACAAATTTACAACACAATTCAAGTTAGTTGTAATTTGAGACACTAATAGTAGATTATGATATAGAGatggaacaactaaaactgaGTTCAAGTTCAATTTTTCAGTAACATTTGAGGTACCCTCGCCCATTACTGGAGTTGGGGTACCGTTTGCGGTTGTAACAAATTTTTGTGATGTATATGTAAGAGATGTTGTATTTTTAGCATCAAATGTCATATGATCAGTTGAACCCGAGTCAATAATCCATTCACTATTACCAACATGTATAGTGGAATCTAAAGACATACCATTATGGAACTCGACATTGAGAGCAGTAGCACCAGTATGATTGTTCTCAACAACTCTTGTCATGGGTATTGTATTGAAGTTCTTCTTATGTTCACGATTGTGATCCCACCGATTTGGATATCCGATGATTTCGAAACAACCTGTTTTGGTGTGATCAATTTTGTTGCATTGAGTACACTTAAATGAACTTTTGCCAACATGGTTTGTTTGTTGTGGTTGTCTGCTATCATCACATCAGCGTCAAGGTTATCAAATTCGTTCATAAGGGTTGCATGGCGTGTGGCTTCTCTATGTATGAGTGCATAACATTTCTCTAATTCTAGAATAGGATGTTTTCGGAGTATCTCGCCCCTGATATGTTCAAACACAATATCTAGACCCGTAAAGAAAATATCTACTCGTAGGCGATCAATTACCTTGCGAGAAGCTTTAACATCATATAGGTCTTTCATGACCACTTTATAACAATGGTATAATTCAAGGAAAATTGCAGTGAATTCGCCATATTATCCAGAAAGTGATTTACCATTTTGTTTAGATATAAAGGCTTTTTGATTCAATGTGAACACTTGCAATTCATGACTTCCATCATAGAAGGCCTTTGATACTGTAGtcgtgtaacgcctgtagatccgggctagtcaatttagagataataagggtcgaaaacgactttttgacaagattatttagaataaataatcttaaccaacctttataatatgtctcaagggttccgtacatataaagaacgccgaaatccgagttataacgaagaagttatggctcgtcgaagttttacggcaaaaccggcacggcatcgggagacgtaaatagtgaatttttgataaacgaatttttagccttatcgatccaaataaaagttatagtatatgttaaaccgagaacatacaaaaaaagaacccccaaatctgacttcgtatggggaagttatgaattttataagatttggcatagcagtgcacaatccgaaactcaaattttagttggagcagtttttggcctacgcgacctaaatgagaattgaagatctcattaataggaactcaatggtaaaaaaagacagacgaaaacaaagtccgtatgtagaagttatgaattttacgcggacatttaacaatataatctcctcgtactgttaaatttaagatcggtcgagaattagctgacggagtcaaaatgaaagttgtagatcttatttttacctacgcgtggatataaagaacgtcaaaaacggagctcgtatgtgaaagttacggattttagaagttggaagtgtgttgtgcgaaaatgggtgatgtggcacaatcttgaccattgctttctccccaagtcttgcaactagatggtgacatgtggcaccaagttcaaccattttcaccctataaatagaacctctcacaccctcattttcttcacacatttctCATTCTTTCTTATCTTTACTCTCTctttagaacctctctctagccccgaaaccccccgaaaaggctagggaacctccctagcacgaggcggaagccccggagtgctcgacgactccgagaagaagagcttttcggctcagaaacgctgctccaagcaaagcccggttttctataaaacccgttgtaagtgagctacgcctactctatttttaatatatcgtttatttaattatggtaacattattagaaacttataataagtacttgggctattattatgagttatacaagtattgtttaacgcttatataatagtaataatagctagactacttattagtctcgacaaataatagactaaactctagtggtaataatactaggtttcgtcggaggaaattatttttaagaagcgaatcgctgtctgagttcggaatcaccaccttttcaagtgagtgcatagtccctttcatgaacatgattttaatacaagtattaattaaagtattaaatatatgttaaagatttaaatatttgttgaagagtttatgcgtgagtgcatagtccctttcatgaacatgattttaatacaagtatcgattgaagtattaaatatatgctTATGTacgaattatttgatgttgcctgagatacttgttaaagaacatacctgattatatatgttgatttaggataaagagtaaacctaaattaattattaggaatattgggtagtgttttcttacgataacgagtgaattatactcagagaataaaaccttagtatatgtcattgatccggaaacatggattagacatagtcattgtccctagtccgagagtatggattaggcataatcattcatcattaatctgagagtatggattagtcatttgtccctagtccgagagtacggattaggtaaagtcgttcatttctgatccaagagtatggattaggtaaaacggataatcttaggtccgagagtatggatagtctcgttgtgaggatcgacgggggtGGGATAAAAGTTGTTTATATATGgtcaaattgtatattttgtgagttttaaactatatatatggtataacattgtgggattgaaatctctatgtactcaccaggtttcccaacctgactcactcagtttatttatatcacaagtgttgatatgaagtcacattacactgagagattaaggagatataaatcactagtgataatgaatgtaagttttgtttatgcttatgtttctgtattgacgatgacatcccaaatgttttaaaatgaataaaaatactttacttcggaagtgctttgataacgtatttatcatgttttactgggaacaaattccgcaacatttttattaaaagaggtactctgatttttataaagcataaacaaaatcggtcttttctggccatgaaaatggggatgtcacaagtcgATATCTCATATGCAGTTGATAAGCGTAGATACCTTTTAATGATCTCTGGTTTCATCGACATGCGTATCCACCTCTTCATGTTTTGGTTGTCGGCATATCGCTTTTCGTATTTTTCATTGGTTTCTTCTGGTGGGTTTGTTTTCCCATGTATATAGCATAGTTTCTCTCTTTCTGTGATATGCATCTCCATTAGTTGGGACCAAACATCATAGTTTGATTAGGTGAGTATGATGCCGACATTAAACACCCCCTCTGAATGGATGATGACCGATGAGATGGTTGACGAAGACCCACTATTCTCTTTATCGGATATCGTTTAGAGTTTTGAAGGTGGCGATTTGACGGGAGAAGGGTTTCTATGAGTTTGTATATTTAAGAACATAAACCTGCTTGATACCATATTGAAACGATCAATCTTTCTTATTATCAAATCAAAGAGAGAATATAATACTTATAGGAAAAGGAAAAACAACTATCCCTATGAATCAGGAAATAGATCCACCACATCTATTCCTAAAATATCGATATATATCCACTCTTTTAGTTTAAACAATAAATCTTAATATCCTTCCCATAAGTTTCTGATGGAAGATTTATCACAATACTCCACTGATGATGTAGTCATTGACtccatttttgttaaatttgagatcaatGAAATCTAAACGATGATCGAGTTCATTTCCATCATTGCTCTTACTCGATTGATCCAAATTTGGAAACAACTGTTGGTGAATTAGCTAAAGCTGCAATTGTAGATTTATAACAATAGGACAACGTCGTTGATTTACCCAGTTACTCGGAAGGGAACGAAGATTGATTTTGACATACTCGCACAAAACTTTGTTGCACGTGTCCTCTGATGCCTACGATTCTCTAAGTTTCATATGTCTAATTATTTATGTTAGTTAGTTCTGAGGAGTTTCAATCTTCCGAGTTGATGTTCAGCTACTGGATTTGTGTTACTATTAAATTAAAGCATCTTCAAACTTAaaatttttcattatatatatatatatatatatatatatatatatatatatatatatatatatatatatatatatatatatccggtaagaaattttttttggtaggaaagtaagaaaaaaaatttcGACTTACTTTTTTGGCGAACAAAACAAATGATTCACTAAATGAATCAATAATAACAAGACTGACcaaaaaaatcccaaaaaaaGTGAATTtcgatgattcatttttaagatgattttgttgatattcattaaaattgtcataaaagtgattttttttgatttacctaaaaatgaatcatgaaggtgttttttttttcggaatttttcttgtgaatcatcttacttttgaatcatctaatgattcatttcatATTTTTGCTAAGAAAATGTGCatataaaaaatttcttaccttcctaccaaaaatttccttcttatttgatattgactatatatatatatatatatatatatatatatatatatatatatatatatatatatatatatatatatatatatatatatatatatatatatatatatatatatatataaaggttggcTAAAGAGACATTGCATGGCTGTTTAGACAACCCATAATAATTATACAATGATTATCTACTTTTGACTTTTTAACGATgattattatttgttatttcttaataactatttttattaacttttattttaaataatattttataacaaaatattaacaaatattttttttttatcttatataCGTATGCTTTCTTTTCTCTATTAGAACAACTTTTTGTTTTTCGATACTATAAAAATAATAAACactattaataaatatatttataaagtTTTGTGTAATTAATTTACGTATATACTTATAGACTACGAGTGTTTAAACATTTTATCAAATTTATAATCTAgttattatataactatataatTATTACTTGTTATTTCCAAATAACcatatttataaagtttttattttaaatgatattatctaataattaaaaataaataaacataaatgtGAGACAAACTTTAATCATTCAATTATCATCTAATTTAAAAATTCTTCAAATACGAGAaacaaataatattatttaacaaTCCTCTATAGTTATAAATCTTTGATTACGAGGCTCCAATTGTCTATAAAATTGTAGACATTACATAAACATCGTTTCCCATCCAGCTGCACACGGGGCTCTATTGCGGATCCAATAAGCTGAAATGGTAGACATCGGATAATCTTCTTTTAGTTGTACTATAACATAATGATCACCATGTACAAGTGAAATTGTAATAATCCGATGGTAAAGAAAGTTAGGGAACCATACTTGGTTAAGAAAGTAAGGACCACACCAAACCTGTCGGCAATCAGAATACACATGCATAACCATCTGGTGTTTCTTTGGTGCATGAGATCCAAAGAAATACAATAAAGTCCACAGTTCATGGATTccatatatgaaaaccatagtgtATGCATTAGATGCACTATGTAACTCGTATACCAGTTGTTTTCGAACGTAGAGCCATTGATCTTCGCTATACCCGAGACAAACAAATAATGGTCGAAATCCGCAATGTCCATCATCCTCAACATTTTGTATATATGAGACGTATGGATGAAACACGAATGGAATTTCATCCATTAATGGATGAATGTAGCATGACAGAGGATCTTGGTTCGAATCCTAAATTTCATTTAAGTTAGGAATAGCTTCATCAAATTCTGGAATTGCTTCATCAAATTCTGGAATTGCTTCATCAAATTCTAGAATTGCTTCATTCATGTCTGGAATTGCGGTTACATATGACCTATGTCTTGCTGGTTCCTTGTCCATCCATGTTGAATTCATTCCATCATATTTTGATGTGGTTGTATAGCTACGTCTTTTGGGAGCTTGATTTGTAGAATCAACTCGTTTTTTGTTGTTTTCTTAAGTTTGGTTGTCCACGGGTATTTTTTGAATTGCGGGTTCCTTAATGTGTGTTTTACTTGGTAGGAACATATCTCTTAGCTTTCTTATCATACATTTTTGTTTGCTGATAGaagttttttttaatcatttCTAAATCATCCACAACGAATATTCTCATTTGCTGCAGAAATTGACTCTGATAAATCAAGCTTTCTCCGGAGTATATCTATCGAATCTAATGGAATATACT is part of the Lactuca sativa cultivar Salinas chromosome 7, Lsat_Salinas_v11, whole genome shotgun sequence genome and harbors:
- the LOC128127363 gene encoding uncharacterized mitochondrial protein AtMg00810-like, with the translated sequence MVVTSDDLDEQAALQSYLSQEFEMKDLGPLKYFLGIEVSRSKAGILLSQRKYTLDMLQETGMSGCKPSDTPMIEGLKLKNEERDVPTDKKRRYQRLVVRLIYLGHTHPDIAHTLSVIS